One Bacillus sp. F19 genomic region harbors:
- a CDS encoding NAD(P)H-dependent oxidoreductase: protein MKLLGISGTIIGAKTSIVVQKVLDEVKASNQDHEVELLDLRDYDIQFCDGRNPANYNDDTRKVIEKVASADFYVIGTPIFQGSITGPLKNLFDLINPQDFRNKVMGFVATGGTYQHYLVIENQLKPIAGYFRAFVAPGYVYAHNDHFSKENEIVDSEVLNRITSLAKEVTFMQKAFKKYEGKVPEAL from the coding sequence ATGAAACTATTAGGTATATCGGGCACGATTATCGGAGCAAAAACAAGTATTGTGGTCCAAAAGGTTCTCGACGAAGTGAAGGCATCCAATCAGGACCATGAAGTCGAATTGCTGGATTTAAGGGATTACGACATACAGTTCTGTGATGGCAGGAATCCTGCAAACTACAATGACGACACAAGGAAAGTGATAGAGAAGGTAGCTTCCGCTGATTTTTATGTGATCGGCACCCCGATTTTCCAGGGATCAATCACAGGGCCGCTGAAAAATTTGTTTGATTTAATCAATCCACAGGATTTCCGCAATAAAGTAATGGGATTTGTAGCTACAGGTGGGACTTATCAGCACTATCTTGTTATAGAAAATCAGCTGAAGCCGATTGCTGGTTACTTCCGTGCTTTTGTTGCGCCAGGTTATGTGTATGCCCATAACGACCATTTCAGCAAAGAAAATGAAATTGTCGATTCGGAAGTGTTAAATAGAATTACTTCTTTGGCAAAGGAAGTTACCTTTATGCAAAAGGCTTTTAAAAAATATGAAGGCAAGGTTCCAGAAGCACTTTAG
- a CDS encoding 2-hydroxymuconate tautomerase family protein, which produces MSIIHLSFKGSGTMPIVEIKILEGRSSEIKRKLVKDVTGAVAQNLDVPIEKIRILLYEISAENWNVGGNPIIPSVEGTQI; this is translated from the coding sequence GTGTCAATCATACATTTATCGTTTAAAGGGAGCGGAACCATGCCCATTGTTGAAATCAAAATACTAGAAGGCAGAAGCTCAGAAATAAAAAGGAAGCTAGTGAAGGATGTCACAGGGGCCGTTGCTCAAAACCTTGACGTCCCTATTGAAAAAATTCGCATCCTGTTATATGAAATATCTGCTGAAAATTGGAATGTTGGGGGAAACCCAATAATTCCTTCTGTAGAAGGTACCCAAATCTGA
- a CDS encoding Crp/Fnr family transcriptional regulator, producing MTIFFDSDFKWDRYLQMGSRQFFKEKAVIYTQGTTGEGFYYIHKGIVKVTTTTTAGNDRLLNIAVPGQLLGIQAMDRQPHFTTATVVNDTILYYFSCDQFEKLINLQPSLLNLFIKTVIQKMHILADKIYLYTLTPEQQLSSILLNICYEFKNYEVHITQQDLTKCTGLSRITVYKILKQWKEEQIIEIKERKFFIKKPELLKRLINQNTIAKSV from the coding sequence ATGACTATCTTTTTTGACAGTGATTTTAAGTGGGACAGGTATTTGCAGATGGGATCCAGGCAATTTTTTAAGGAGAAAGCGGTTATTTATACTCAGGGAACAACAGGGGAAGGATTTTATTATATTCACAAAGGGATAGTTAAAGTTACAACCACTACTACTGCCGGAAATGATCGGCTGTTAAACATCGCGGTTCCCGGTCAATTATTAGGAATACAGGCAATGGACCGGCAGCCCCATTTTACGACAGCAACTGTAGTAAATGACACCATTCTTTACTATTTTTCTTGCGACCAATTTGAAAAGCTTATCAATTTACAGCCGTCTCTATTAAACTTATTTATCAAAACGGTCATCCAGAAAATGCACATTCTTGCAGATAAAATATATTTGTATACATTAACTCCAGAACAACAGCTCTCCTCTATCCTACTAAATATATGTTATGAATTTAAGAATTACGAAGTTCATATCACCCAACAAGACCTTACAAAATGTACAGGATTATCAAGAATCACAGTCTATAAAATTTTAAAACAATGGAAAGAGGAACAAATAATTGAGATAAAAGAGCGGAAGTTTTTCATCAAAAAACCTGAATTATTAAAAAGGCTTATTAACCAGAATACCATTGCCAAAAGTGTATAA
- a CDS encoding Rpn family recombination-promoting nuclease/putative transposase: protein MGFLNAVLENDVEDLYIVEEKLNKEKIDDKQGILDIKAICYTGEKINIEVQLANEYYMKERTLFYWSKLFTENFKAAQKYSDLNKTITINILGFNYLTDIESYHSRYKIYEDHSKQLLTDLLEIHFIEMPKFNETDVDPCIDGHYF from the coding sequence ATAGGATTCTTAAATGCAGTCTTAGAAAATGATGTTGAAGATTTGTACATTGTAGAAGAAAAGCTAAATAAAGAAAAAATTGATGATAAGCAAGGAATCCTTGATATAAAGGCCATTTGTTATACTGGAGAAAAAATTAATATAGAGGTCCAACTAGCAAATGAATACTACATGAAAGAGAGAACACTCTTTTATTGGTCAAAGCTGTTTACTGAAAATTTTAAAGCAGCTCAAAAATATTCAGATTTAAATAAAACCATTACCATCAATATCCTTGGATTTAATTACCTGACGGACATTGAATCTTATCACTCGCGCTATAAGATTTACGAGGATCATTCCAAACAGCTTCTAACTGATTTGCTTGAAATTCATTTTATTGAAATGCCAAAATTCAATGAAACGGATGTTGACCCTTGCATAGATGGTCATTATTTCTAA
- a CDS encoding RidA family protein: MVDYEIKPEKRLEDLGLKLPALRPAAGNYISCVRTGNLIFTSGQGTDEYRGKLGDDISVEVGYDAARQCMLNLLAVVKNEIGELSKVKRIVKILGFVNSTPEFTDQPKVMNGSSDLLVQVFGERGKHGRSAVGMAQLPNNNAVEVEMILEIEDLEGPYEPGS, from the coding sequence ATGGTGGACTATGAGATTAAACCTGAGAAGAGATTAGAGGACCTTGGATTAAAGCTTCCGGCACTTCGCCCGGCAGCTGGAAATTATATAAGCTGTGTGCGCACAGGAAATTTGATCTTTACTTCAGGCCAGGGTACAGATGAATACCGTGGTAAGCTTGGAGATGACATATCAGTAGAAGTAGGGTATGACGCGGCAAGGCAATGCATGCTCAACCTCTTAGCCGTAGTAAAAAATGAGATTGGCGAGCTCAGCAAAGTGAAACGGATTGTTAAGATCCTTGGTTTTGTTAACTCTACACCAGAATTTACAGACCAGCCTAAAGTGATGAATGGATCCTCTGACTTGCTTGTTCAAGTATTTGGGGAAAGAGGGAAGCATGGGAGATCTGCGGTAGGTATGGCCCAGCTACCAAACAATAATGCTGTCGAAGTAGAGATGATTTTAGAGATTGAGGATTTGGAGGGACCATATGAGCCAGGCTCTTGA
- a CDS encoding amidohydrolase, with the protein MAMRVDFHTHIIPANFPDFASKYQNDRWPVLQPTCSCGANIMVGGKVFREVTDQVWSPEKRIHDMELENVDIQVLSPIPVTFSYWAPSEAAEAMARLQNDYIAETVAKYPTKFVGIGTVPLQNVEAAIREMDRCVHELGLKGIEIGTNVNSKNLDDESLVEFFEMCEKWDVPIFVHPWETLGRERMPAHNLMYTVGMPSETALAAASLILGGVMAKFPKLKICFSHGGGSLPYILPRLDHGWKVWPHLRQIENPPSHYAKSFYYDSIVNDPVNVKFLVEKFGHEQVIMGSDYPFLLRETPPGKIIDDTLTLTEGQKRAMLGENALRFLNIPVNLLIK; encoded by the coding sequence ATGGCAATGCGAGTAGATTTCCATACACATATTATCCCTGCAAACTTCCCAGACTTCGCAAGCAAGTATCAAAATGATAGATGGCCGGTGCTGCAGCCAACTTGCTCTTGTGGAGCAAATATTATGGTCGGCGGGAAGGTTTTCCGTGAAGTGACTGATCAAGTTTGGAGTCCTGAAAAGCGTATCCATGACATGGAATTAGAAAATGTAGATATCCAGGTATTGTCTCCAATTCCTGTTACCTTTTCATACTGGGCGCCTTCTGAGGCTGCCGAAGCAATGGCTAGACTCCAAAATGACTATATCGCTGAGACTGTTGCAAAGTATCCAACTAAATTTGTTGGAATAGGCACAGTTCCACTTCAAAATGTAGAAGCTGCTATCCGAGAAATGGACCGCTGCGTTCATGAGCTTGGCCTAAAAGGGATTGAGATTGGTACAAACGTTAATAGTAAAAATTTAGACGATGAATCACTTGTTGAATTTTTTGAGATGTGTGAGAAATGGGATGTCCCAATATTCGTCCATCCATGGGAGACGTTAGGCAGGGAGAGGATGCCCGCTCATAATTTAATGTATACGGTTGGTATGCCAAGTGAGACGGCTTTAGCTGCTGCAAGCCTCATTCTTGGAGGGGTAATGGCGAAATTTCCCAAGCTGAAAATTTGCTTTTCCCATGGCGGAGGATCATTGCCATATATCCTACCCCGACTCGACCATGGATGGAAGGTATGGCCTCACTTAAGACAAATTGAAAACCCGCCTAGTCATTATGCGAAAAGCTTTTACTATGATTCTATTGTAAATGATCCAGTGAACGTTAAATTCTTGGTTGAAAAATTTGGTCATGAGCAGGTTATCATGGGATCGGATTATCCATTCCTGCTTAGGGAAACCCCGCCCGGTAAAATCATAGACGATACACTCACTTTAACAGAAGGACAGAAACGGGCTATGCTGGGGGAAAACGCTCTTCGATTCTTAAATATTCCAGTAAATCTATTAATCAAATAA
- a CDS encoding Crp/Fnr family transcriptional regulator translates to MKNIRNAWSPFLKYGYKYEVEENTVVYHQESEGKGFYYLHMGGVKITLLTHEGVERTINFVPEGMLFGEHGVNKECYLTSAITTTPSVIYYFSDEVLSRISKEHPETAILFTNSLIYKFRILAEVISFLNSPVEQQMAHYLLKLVNENGTFLMDQTSFARYIGTSRITVNKILNKWKTQHIIAFSNRTIQILDFEGLKTIRGSGANPLSNLDVLILSM, encoded by the coding sequence ATGAAAAATATCCGTAATGCGTGGAGTCCATTTTTAAAATACGGTTATAAATATGAGGTAGAGGAGAACACAGTCGTTTACCACCAGGAAAGCGAAGGGAAAGGATTTTATTACTTGCATATGGGCGGTGTGAAAATAACTCTCCTCACTCATGAAGGCGTGGAACGTACTATCAACTTTGTACCGGAAGGAATGCTATTTGGGGAGCACGGTGTAAATAAGGAATGTTACTTAACATCAGCCATCACGACGACACCTTCTGTTATTTATTATTTTTCTGATGAAGTCTTATCTAGAATCAGCAAGGAACATCCAGAAACAGCCATCCTATTTACAAATTCCTTAATCTATAAATTTAGGATACTAGCCGAAGTCATTTCTTTTCTTAATTCACCAGTTGAACAGCAAATGGCACATTATTTGTTGAAACTTGTAAATGAAAATGGCACTTTTTTGATGGATCAAACGTCATTTGCACGGTACATAGGTACCTCTAGAATAACGGTTAATAAAATATTAAATAAGTGGAAAACTCAACATATTATTGCATTTTCTAATCGAACCATTCAAATTTTGGATTTCGAAGGACTAAAGACGATCCGTGGATCAGGAGCAAATCCGCTCTCAAATTTGGATGTATTAATATTATCGATGTAG
- a CDS encoding aldehyde dehydrogenase produces the protein MSQALEKQIAIKDAKLFINGEYVNAISGETFDTFNPSTNQRLATVASANEQDVEMAVQVAQGTFESGIWSKMPVEERSKILCRMSDLVMERVDELALIETVDVGKPIKESRDFDIPRAAANLRFFAEMAKYINHEHYDQSKHMSYSKYAPAGVTSLIIPWNLPFMQMTWKVSAALAAGNTVIVKPASYTPLSAVMLGEIANEAGLPPGALNILTGPGGTVGTAMTTHPYVRRISFVGESETGKTVMKNAAANLIPVSLELGGKSANIIFEDADLDEAVAGSIEAIFRNQGEICLAGSRLLVQESVYDKFIEKFVDAVKKIKVGDPLDESTDMGALISKKHLETVENYVQIGISEGAKIAVGGKRVEGLSQGNFYEPTVLFDVNNKMRVAQEEIFGPVLAVIPFKTEEQAIQIANDSIYGLAGVVWTNDLRRGHRVAAQVNSGLFWINCWYYRDLRTPFGGSKASGIGREGGRHSFEFYTEAKTITMKL, from the coding sequence ATGAGCCAGGCTCTTGAGAAACAAATAGCCATAAAAGATGCGAAGCTCTTTATTAACGGTGAATATGTAAACGCGATTTCCGGTGAGACGTTTGACACTTTTAATCCTTCAACCAACCAAAGGCTAGCTACGGTAGCAAGCGCAAATGAGCAGGACGTCGAAATGGCTGTCCAGGTAGCACAAGGTACATTTGAAAGTGGCATTTGGAGCAAAATGCCTGTTGAAGAGAGATCAAAGATTCTTTGCAGAATGTCAGATCTGGTTATGGAACGTGTTGATGAGCTGGCCTTGATCGAAACAGTTGATGTAGGAAAGCCAATTAAAGAAAGCCGTGACTTTGATATCCCCCGGGCGGCAGCTAATTTAAGATTCTTCGCGGAAATGGCGAAATATATAAACCATGAGCATTATGATCAATCCAAGCATATGAGCTATTCAAAATATGCGCCTGCAGGAGTGACGAGCTTAATCATTCCATGGAATTTGCCATTCATGCAAATGACATGGAAAGTTTCAGCAGCATTAGCAGCTGGCAATACGGTGATTGTAAAGCCAGCATCCTATACGCCGCTTAGTGCAGTGATGCTAGGTGAAATTGCCAACGAAGCAGGACTTCCACCGGGTGCCCTAAATATCCTGACAGGTCCTGGCGGGACGGTAGGAACTGCCATGACGACACATCCATATGTACGAAGGATTTCTTTCGTAGGAGAATCGGAAACTGGTAAAACCGTTATGAAAAATGCGGCAGCAAATTTAATTCCTGTATCACTAGAATTAGGCGGAAAGTCAGCCAATATCATATTTGAAGATGCAGATTTGGATGAAGCGGTAGCAGGTTCCATTGAAGCGATTTTTAGAAATCAAGGGGAAATTTGCTTAGCAGGCTCACGATTATTAGTACAGGAATCCGTTTATGATAAATTCATTGAAAAATTCGTGGATGCAGTGAAGAAAATTAAGGTTGGAGACCCATTAGATGAAAGTACAGATATGGGTGCTCTAATTTCTAAGAAGCACTTAGAAACAGTTGAGAATTATGTGCAAATTGGAATTTCGGAAGGTGCTAAAATCGCCGTTGGAGGCAAACGAGTGGAAGGCTTGTCCCAAGGCAATTTCTATGAGCCGACAGTGCTTTTTGATGTTAATAATAAAATGAGGGTAGCACAAGAAGAAATTTTCGGACCTGTATTGGCTGTAATTCCTTTTAAAACGGAAGAACAAGCTATTCAAATCGCCAATGATTCGATTTATGGATTGGCTGGAGTTGTCTGGACCAATGACCTTCGCCGTGGACACCGAGTAGCTGCCCAGGTGAATTCGGGCTTATTCTGGATCAATTGCTGGTACTATCGTGACTTAAGGACCCCATTCGGAGGTTCTAAAGCGAGTGGTATCGGTCGAGAGGGCGGACGGCATAGCTTTGAATTCTACACAGAAGCAAAGACAATCACCATGAAATTATAG
- a CDS encoding FAD synthetase family protein, whose product MQTIREGALELRGSVIAIGAFDGVHKGHQSVIREAVEKGEALRIPSVVYTFDPPPRHFFQGAVVLTPIEEKLKRIEKLGINYAVVASFDEWYSTRLPLEFIYELNKLKPMEIYVGSNFRFGKNREGDVTLLENHFPVNVTSPVYCNSGKLISSTRIRKLISDGDYKESCSLLGWTAGI is encoded by the coding sequence ATGCAAACAATAAGAGAAGGTGCTCTTGAACTACGAGGATCTGTTATCGCCATCGGCGCTTTTGACGGAGTTCATAAAGGTCATCAATCTGTAATTAGGGAAGCTGTTGAAAAGGGAGAAGCCCTAAGGATTCCAAGCGTTGTTTATACATTTGATCCCCCTCCTCGCCATTTTTTTCAAGGAGCCGTGGTTTTAACGCCAATAGAAGAGAAACTGAAGAGAATTGAAAAACTGGGCATAAACTACGCCGTTGTTGCAAGCTTTGATGAATGGTATTCTACTCGGCTTCCTCTCGAATTTATTTATGAATTAAATAAACTTAAACCGATGGAGATCTACGTTGGTTCAAATTTTAGGTTTGGGAAAAATAGAGAAGGCGATGTAACCCTATTAGAAAATCATTTTCCAGTCAATGTTACATCTCCAGTTTATTGTAATAGCGGAAAGCTGATTTCATCAACGAGGATACGCAAGCTCATTTCAGATGGTGATTATAAGGAATCCTGCTCTCTTTTGGGTTGGACCGCTGGTATTTAA
- a CDS encoding Rpn family recombination-promoting nuclease/putative transposase — protein sequence MGFLNAVLENDVEDLYIVEEKLNKEKIDDKQGILDIKAICYTGEKINIEVQLANEYNMKERTLFYWSKLFTENFKAAQKYSDLNKTITINILGFNYLTDIESYHSSYKIYEDHSKQLLTDLLEIHFIEMPKFNETDVNLHNPLHRWLLFLKGDSVKQPNLKEVFILGQLVAKAEDKLRRLSADEETIRMYQLREKFIADQKTQIEGTRNDGMNEKAIEIAKSLFKIPSMSVQDVVNHTGLPLQKVREIEREVR from the coding sequence ATAGGATTCTTAAATGCAGTCTTAGAAAATGATGTTGAAGATTTGTACATTGTAGAAGAAAAGCTAAATAAAGAAAAAATTGATGATAAGCAAGGAATCCTTGATATAAAGGCCATTTGTTATACTGGAGAAAAAATTAATATAGAGGTCCAACTAGCAAATGAATACAACATGAAAGAGAGAACACTCTTTTATTGGTCAAAGCTGTTTACTGAAAATTTTAAAGCAGCTCAAAAATATTCAGATTTAAATAAAACCATTACCATCAATATCCTTGGGTTTAATTATCTGACGGACATTGAATCTTATCACTCGAGCTATAAGATTTACGAGGATCATTCCAAACAGCTTCTAACGGATTTGCTTGAAATTCATTTTATTGAAATGCCAAAATTCAATGAAACGGATGTTAATTTACATAATCCTTTGCATAGATGGTTATTATTTCTAAAAGGGGATTCGGTTAAACAGCCTAATTTAAAGGAGGTGTTTATCTTGGGTCAGTTAGTAGCAAAAGCAGAAGATAAACTACGCCGTTTAAGTGCTGACGAGGAAACTATCCGTATGTATCAGCTCCGAGAAAAATTTATTGCGGATCAAAAGACACAAATTGAAGGTACCAGGAATGATGGTATGAATGAAAAAGCCATTGAAATTGCTAAAAGCTTATTCAAAATACCAAGTATGTCTGTTCAAGATGTTGTAAACCATACAGGGTTGCCTCTGCAAAAGGTCAGGGAAATTGAAAGAGAAGTCCGATAA
- a CDS encoding 4-hydroxyphenylacetate 3-hydroxylase, which produces MGTRTGAQYIDGLKSRKPEVWLSGRRVENVFEEAVFQQPILQIAKLYDMQHDPEYQEKITHICEETGERVSNAFLVPKKYEDLAARRRVFEEFARSTFGLMGRTPDFLNVVVTSMASNSEFLDKYNLEWGNNIREYYKYIRDNDIFLTHAIINPQNDRSKASHEQQDMFTHLGTVKESPDGLVVRGAKMLATLAPITDEVIVYSYPGFKPGDERYALAFALPLDTPGLRILCREPMQDGKRSVYDHPLASRFEEMDAVLVFNDVLVPWDRVFLYNNVEAANLLYPKTGIAQQPAHQSGVRGLVKLQFATEVACKLADSIGVDVFLNVQNDLGELIQSVESIRALLKVSEYEHEVTATGEVMPEWKALETIRGLLPKMYPRAIEVMQIIGAGGLLMSPTDADFKNPELKGDLDRFYVGREGVSAEDRVHLFKLAWDLCGEAFGQRLLQYERYYTGDPIRKRAIFYNSCKRQSSFDMVDEALKVFDVKEEVANK; this is translated from the coding sequence ATGGGTACACGTACAGGTGCGCAATATATTGATGGATTAAAATCTCGAAAGCCAGAGGTTTGGCTATCTGGAAGAAGAGTCGAGAATGTTTTTGAAGAAGCCGTTTTTCAACAGCCTATTCTCCAAATTGCAAAACTATATGATATGCAGCATGACCCTGAGTATCAAGAAAAAATCACTCATATTTGTGAAGAAACAGGAGAAAGAGTGTCCAATGCTTTCTTAGTTCCAAAAAAATATGAGGATTTAGCTGCACGCAGGAGAGTTTTTGAAGAGTTTGCAAGATCTACTTTTGGATTAATGGGAAGGACTCCAGACTTCCTAAATGTCGTTGTGACATCAATGGCCTCAAACTCCGAATTCCTAGATAAATACAATCTGGAATGGGGCAATAATATTAGAGAGTACTATAAATACATACGAGATAATGACATTTTCTTAACGCATGCCATTATCAATCCACAGAATGACCGAAGCAAGGCTTCCCACGAACAACAAGATATGTTTACCCATTTAGGAACAGTCAAAGAAAGCCCAGATGGATTAGTTGTAAGAGGGGCAAAAATGCTTGCAACGCTTGCGCCAATCACCGATGAAGTCATTGTCTATTCATACCCAGGTTTTAAGCCTGGTGATGAGCGTTATGCACTTGCATTTGCACTTCCGCTTGATACTCCAGGATTGAGAATTTTATGCCGCGAGCCTATGCAAGATGGCAAACGTTCAGTGTATGATCATCCACTAGCTTCAAGATTCGAAGAGATGGATGCTGTGCTGGTGTTTAATGACGTGTTAGTACCATGGGACCGCGTATTCCTTTATAACAATGTAGAAGCTGCTAATTTGCTTTATCCAAAGACAGGTATCGCACAGCAACCGGCGCATCAATCTGGTGTGAGAGGGCTTGTGAAGCTGCAATTTGCTACTGAAGTGGCATGTAAATTGGCTGATTCCATCGGAGTTGACGTATTCCTAAACGTTCAAAATGACTTGGGTGAATTGATCCAATCTGTTGAATCCATCAGGGCATTATTGAAGGTTTCAGAGTATGAGCATGAAGTCACAGCAACAGGCGAAGTAATGCCAGAATGGAAAGCGCTAGAAACAATCCGGGGCTTACTTCCAAAAATGTATCCTCGTGCAATTGAGGTCATGCAGATTATAGGAGCTGGAGGACTGTTAATGTCCCCAACGGATGCAGACTTTAAAAATCCGGAATTAAAAGGCGATTTAGACCGATTCTATGTAGGGCGTGAAGGTGTTTCAGCAGAAGACCGAGTCCATTTATTTAAATTAGCCTGGGATCTATGCGGAGAGGCATTTGGACAAAGGCTTCTTCAATACGAACGCTATTATACAGGCGATCCAATTCGCAAACGGGCTATTTTTTACAACAGCTGCAAGAGGCAGAGTTCGTTCGATATGGTAGATGAAGCCTTAAAAGTATTTGATGTAAAGGAAGAGGTAGCTAACAAATAA
- a CDS encoding ribbon-helix-helix domain-containing protein, with translation MAKVKVPNKSKSAKTKGLGGKRCCRFSISVSNDTEKKLDALAVSTGFSRSELADYLLQACVNSPDFVYALQEKHNVNEKYKVYPTIINVGGKQQVVY, from the coding sequence ATGGCGAAAGTTAAAGTTCCCAACAAATCGAAAAGTGCGAAAACAAAAGGATTAGGCGGAAAACGATGCTGCAGGTTCTCGATATCCGTCAGCAATGATACGGAAAAGAAATTAGACGCTCTTGCAGTCAGTACAGGTTTTTCGCGCTCAGAGCTCGCAGATTACCTTCTGCAGGCATGTGTCAACTCACCTGACTTTGTTTATGCCCTGCAGGAAAAACACAACGTGAATGAAAAATACAAGGTCTATCCTACGATCATAAATGTAGGGGGAAAACAGCAAGTCGTTTACTGA
- a CDS encoding aromatic acid/H+ symport family MFS transporter, giving the protein MPKATKLVLILCWFAMLADGYDLGIYGAVLPALMEYKEWNMTPAQAGAIGSYALMGMLIGAICVGTLTDLIGRKMTLVICITLFSVSMALVALSTSLEMFGFFRFIGGLGLGGVIPTASALTIEYSPIKHRSKLYAIMYTGYPIGGVLGALFSMFFLQEHGWRTMFWIGVIPVLIIPFIIKFLPESISFLLVKKEFAKADRIAKEFNLPAEFTLAQSNAPNKDSGSKLAAIASLFSKKNIRATVFFWITFFMGLLMIYGLSTWLPKMMREAGYPLGPSLGFLLMLNFSAAVGALLAGMAADRYGSKKIISASYFLAGISIALLSFKSSMVFVYVLVGVAGFGTIGTTLILNAYISKYFDAGNRATALGWALGFGRIGAISGPILIGIFMSAKLDFTLNFFLFAVAGIIASITVLFIPKKGDVKI; this is encoded by the coding sequence ATGCCTAAAGCGACGAAGCTTGTTCTTATCTTGTGCTGGTTCGCTATGCTTGCTGATGGTTATGACCTGGGCATTTATGGGGCTGTGCTGCCAGCTTTAATGGAATATAAGGAATGGAACATGACCCCTGCACAAGCAGGTGCAATAGGCAGCTATGCACTAATGGGTATGCTTATAGGTGCAATATGTGTTGGTACTCTAACGGATCTAATAGGCCGTAAAATGACACTTGTCATTTGTATCACTTTATTTTCCGTCTCAATGGCACTGGTAGCTTTATCAACTTCTTTAGAAATGTTTGGATTTTTTCGTTTTATTGGTGGACTTGGTTTAGGTGGTGTCATTCCGACTGCTTCTGCCTTAACGATTGAATATTCGCCCATTAAACACAGATCAAAGCTTTACGCCATCATGTACACGGGATATCCGATTGGCGGGGTTCTTGGAGCCTTATTTTCTATGTTTTTCCTGCAGGAGCATGGGTGGAGAACAATGTTTTGGATAGGTGTAATTCCTGTCCTTATTATTCCTTTTATCATTAAATTTTTACCTGAATCTATTAGTTTTCTTTTGGTCAAAAAAGAATTCGCCAAGGCAGATCGAATTGCAAAGGAATTTAATCTTCCTGCCGAATTCACACTGGCTCAATCAAATGCTCCTAATAAGGATTCTGGCAGTAAATTAGCGGCAATTGCAAGCTTATTTTCAAAGAAAAATATTCGTGCAACTGTATTTTTCTGGATCACTTTCTTTATGGGATTGTTGATGATTTATGGCTTAAGCACTTGGCTCCCGAAAATGATGAGAGAGGCTGGATATCCACTTGGCCCAAGTCTTGGATTTCTGTTAATGCTTAACTTTTCAGCTGCTGTAGGGGCCCTTTTAGCCGGAATGGCAGCAGATCGCTATGGATCAAAGAAAATTATCAGCGCTTCGTATTTCCTTGCGGGTATTTCCATTGCACTATTAAGCTTTAAATCTTCCATGGTGTTTGTTTATGTCTTAGTCGGAGTGGCGGGCTTTGGAACAATTGGAACAACGCTCATTCTGAACGCTTACATTTCTAAATATTTTGATGCCGGCAATCGTGCTACTGCATTGGGATGGGCACTTGGATTTGGAAGAATAGGAGCTATTTCCGGGCCAATCTTAATCGGAATCTTCATGAGTGCAAAGCTTGATTTCACGCTTAACTTCTTTCTATTTGCCGTTGCAGGAATCATTGCATCCATAACTGTCCTGTTTATCCCTAAGAAAGGCGATGTGAAAATTTAA
- a CDS encoding 3-hydroxyanthranilate 3,4-dioxygenase has protein sequence MTNSLKPLNLWGFIEENKALLKPPVNNKVVWKDSELMFMVLGGPNKRRDFHVDPSEEIFYQLKGDCYVEIINAEGKREVITVKEGEVFLLPANVPHSPHRVTDTIGIVIERDRAEGELEDFVWFCDSCDKEMHRVTVQLTNIEVQVKEAINGFNSNLELRSCKNCGHIMPPEASEWQCE, from the coding sequence ATGACAAACTCGCTTAAACCATTAAACCTATGGGGATTTATAGAGGAAAATAAAGCTCTGCTTAAGCCGCCAGTAAATAATAAAGTAGTTTGGAAGGATTCAGAGCTCATGTTTATGGTTCTCGGAGGTCCAAACAAACGCCGTGATTTTCACGTTGATCCATCTGAAGAGATTTTTTACCAATTAAAAGGGGATTGCTACGTAGAAATTATTAATGCAGAGGGAAAGCGGGAAGTTATCACTGTTAAAGAAGGAGAAGTGTTCCTACTTCCAGCAAACGTGCCTCATTCACCACACAGGGTTACTGATACGATTGGTATCGTAATTGAACGTGATCGTGCTGAAGGTGAGCTAGAGGACTTTGTATGGTTCTGCGATAGCTGTGATAAAGAAATGCACCGTGTAACAGTTCAATTAACGAATATTGAGGTACAGGTGAAAGAGGCTATAAACGGATTTAATAGCAATTTAGAGCTTCGTTCATGTAAGAACTGCGGGCACATCATGCCTCCTGAAGCGAGTGAATGGCAATGCGAGTAG